DNA sequence from the Sulfurimonas sp. HSL3-7 genome:
CGGCCTGGAATTTCCGATGATCATCACCGATAAGGCGATGCCGGTCGCCCGCGCCGTTATGGTGAAACATGATGACGGCTCGCTCAGCTTCGCAGGCTCCATCGAAGAAGGAACAATGCTCCAATTCGGTTTCGGCGACAGTGAGGGGATTATGGCCGGTGCCAATGTGGATGAAGAGTATTTTATCGACAAACCGGTCGAATCCCTCTTTGCCTACAGCTGCATCGCCCGCCTTTCACTGGTGGGAGATGACATCGAGCAGGAGACGCTCCAGCTTCAGCGCTTCGCCATGACAAACGGTTTTTACACCTACGGGGAGTTCTACCATGCACCGTGCGAAAAGTGCAACCTCTTTTTAAACCAGACGATGACCGTCCTGGGGCTGAGCGAAGGAGAAATACCCCCTCTTCGGATCAATCCGTTAGAGCACAAACATCATGCCCGCACCTCCCTGCACTCGAGTGCGATGAGCCATTTCGTTCAGCAGATCACCGCGGACATGGAGAAAGCGATCGAGGCCGAAAAGCAGAGCAAAGAGATCATGCTGCACCAGTCGCGCCAGGCGACTATCGGCGAGACGATCGAGATCATCGCCCACCAGTGGCGCCAGCCGCTCAATATCATCGCCCTTGCGCTTCAGGACATCTACATCAAAGGGGAGCTCTCACTGCTCACACCGGAGCTTCTGGAAGCACAGTATGAGAAAGCGAATTCGGCACTGCAGTATCTCTCCCAGACGATCGATGATTTCCGCGATTTCATGCGTCCAGAAAATGGGCTCAATACATTTGCTCTTGAAAGCGTGCTCAATGAGACCTCCGTTCTTGTTACAGGCCTGCTGAAAAAGCATCATATAACCCTTGACAATCAAGCCCGACCGAACCTGATAATACACAACCGGAAAAATGCGCTCCTGCAGATTCTGCTGATTCTGGTTTACAATGCGATCGACGCGATCTCTGAACATCGCAGCAGTGACGGGCGCATCAGCATCTCGGCCATACACCAGAATGACGAGATCGTGCTGGAGATCAGTGATAACGGCGGAGGTATTCCCCAGAAGAACCTGACCAATGTCTTTGAGCCCTACTTCACAACAAAAGGGAAAAAACACGGTACGGGAATGGGGCTCTATATCGCTTCGAGCCTCGCCAAACATTATCTTCAGGGAGACCTTTCTGTCCTCAACAGAGAAGAAGGCGCCTGCTTTACCCTTCGCATCGCCACATCCCTGGACCTTGACCGATAGCCCATTCTCTTAGGTGTTACGGCAGAATATTCAGCCGGTCCCTTCCGGTCTTGTGCATATAGTACTCGATCATATCGACAATCGTAATGTCGCCGAGTATCTCGCCCTCTTCCGACAGAACCGGAATCTCGTCCGCCTTGTATTTGATCATACGCTGCAGGACGATTTCATAATCTTCATCTAACAAAGCGGCACACTTCTCCTTTTTGATGAAATCTTTTGCGTATTCGGAGGTGACGATCCTGATGAGCGCCCGTGAATCAAATCTCGGTTCATGGTAGTGGAACAGGACATGCTGCGAGATGTCGTTGACATCGATGACGCCCAAAAATCTATTGTCGGCGTCAACAGCATAGAGGACCCGGGAGTGTCTTGAACACTCGAACGCATCGATCAGTTCATCAAGCCTGGCCGTTTCCATGACAGTCGGCAGGGTGCGCTCTTTGATCCTCGCCAGCACATCCCTGATGCAGTTCGTTTTACTGTGCTCTCCATTCATCTGCTATCCTTTCTTTTGACTTGTTTCTATCTCGCCGGCTTTCTTCAGTGCAAATTTCGTCGCGACAGGCCCTACAAGTTCAAAAAGTACGGAGGTCGCCGTTATCGTGATCAAGATAGCCGTTCCGATAGCCGCTGCATCGGCGATCTGATACTCTTCGGCCAGTTTGGCAAGTTCGTTTTTGGCCATAAAGCCCAGACCGATCGCCAGCCCCGCCTGCGACAGGATTCCGAAACCGAGATAATTCCTGATCTTTTTCTCCATGCCTCCAATCGCACTGCCGAGGTAGGCCCCTCCGACCAGACCGAAAGAGCGTCCAGCGATGTAGACTGTTCCCAAAAGGCCGATCGACGGGAGCAGCCAGATCTCCACATGCAGGCCTGCCACCAGGAAAAAAAGGACGAAGATCAGCGGCAGAACCGTGTCGATCGCAAGCCGGACCTTCTGTATCATGTAGGGGTGGCTGAGATTGGTCAGGATGATGCCGGCCATCATGTTGGTCAGTATCAGAGAGCCGTGAAACTGCAGGGAGAGGCCGCTCAAAAGCAGAACCGTTGCGAAGACCAGAATGAACATCTTTCCGTTTTCACCGAGTTTCTCCGCCAGACGGATAAAGAACCATCCCGCCACGGCGCCGGCTGCGATGCTCAGGGCTATTTCGGCCAACGGTTCCCATACCTCAAATGTGATGAGGGCACCCTCTCCCGCGACACGCGAGACCAGCACCGCTTTCGCAAAAGTGAGGGCAAAGCCGAAAATGATGACCCCCAGGGCATCATCGAAACCGACCACGGCGTAGAGGGCTTTGGTCATCGGCCCCTTGGCTTTGTACTCCTTGATCACGGCAACAGTGCCTGCCGGGGCGCTTGCCGGGGCGATGGAAGCAAACAGAATGGAAAGGACCAGATCCTGCGAAAAGAGGTATACCGAGAGGAATACCAGCAGAAATGCACCGAACGATTCGGCCAGGATGACGGAAACGATGCCGAAACCGAGCCGCTTCAACGAAGCGAAATCCAGTTCCGTTCCGATGGAAAACGCGACGATCCCCAGGCCGATGTCGATGATGAACGAAAGGCCCTCGAGCGTTTTGTGGTCAAGCAGGTTCAGCATCGAGGGTCCCAGAACGATGCCGGTGACCAGATAGCCGATGATCATCGGCAGTCGGAAGAAGCGTGCCCCCTGGCCGATATAGAATGCGAGAAGGACCGAACAGCCCAGAAAGAGTATCGGATTGATATCGGAAAGAAAACTCATCTCCCCTCCATCCGGGCCGTGTTGTCACGGTATGATACTACTGACCGCATTACAGCTGCGCCTCTTTTTTCATCATCGAGCGGTAGGTGTTGACGATCTCCAGCAGCTCCTGCGTGATCTCTTGCTGGCGAAGGGCATTGAGTTCAAGCCGCATCAGCTGGTCACTCTCTTTGATCGCGTTGGCGGCATGGATCATGCTGTTGAGCCGTTCCTGGTTTTCACTGGCAACTGATTCGAGAAATGCCCTGTAACAGGAGGTGTAAAGGTACTCTTTGATCATGACATTGAGTATCTCATGCCCCTCAAGATACAAGAGGGGCTCTTTTTTTATCGACTTTTTGTGGAACTTTGAAAAATCGGGCGGCAGGACCTTTTTGTTGACGACATCATAACCCCCCTCATCGTTATGTTTCGCATAGACCAGGTGCAAAATACCCAGATGCTCTTTCGTCACCAGTTCATTGAGGTAGGCGGAGAGTTCTATTGTATAGGTGTCGATGGCTTCGACATTAGAGGCCCCTTTGAGGTACCGGCTGCAGACGGTCTTGCGTGCTTTGGCCTCCTCGGCGCCCTTTTCGCCTATGATGACGGTCCTCTGCCCTTCTTTGGGAAGCGTGCTGAAAAAATCAAGGATCCTCTCATTGAAAAAACCGCAAAGCCCCTCTTCGGAGAGGAAGAGAACATAGATCGTCCTGCCGGGGAGGGTCTCGCCGATCTCCGACAGATTCGGAAAAAGCGTGACAATGTCCCCTACCGAGTCCTCAATGCTCCTTTGATAGGTACGCAGGTAGGGAAGCTTGTGTATTGCGCTCTGTACATTGAAGTTGGCAAATGCTTTCATCGATGAGACGATCTCTTCGATCTCTTTGATGCTTTTGAGTTTCTTTGTCAGAGACAGAGAGCTGCTCATCGGTGCCACACTTTTAAAAAGTCGTCCGCAGTGGCCCGCAGGCGTTCGATCAACGCCTCATCGATCTCTTTTGTCACTTCGATCGCGTTCAGGATCTCCGGCGCCTCTTTTTTAATGTGACGTATGAATTTGTCTATAAAAATATCTATCTCCGTCAGAGGCAGCTGCTGAAGGTATCCCTCATTGCTCAAAAAGAAGATGACAACCTCTTCAGGCATCGCGATATGTTCGAAACGCTTCTGTTTCAGTGCGACCCGCAGTGCCCGTCCTCTGTCGATCAGTTTCTGCGTCTGCGGCTCCACCTTGGCACCGAACTTGGTAAAGACCTCCACTTCGAGAAACTGGGAGTAGTCGAGTTTGAGTTTTGCGGCCATCTTTTTCAGCGCCGGAGGCTGCGCCTTGCTCCCGATACGCGACACCGAGCGGCCGATGTCGATGGCGGGAAGAAACCCTTTGTTGAACAGCTCTCTCTCCAGGTAGATCTGGCCGTCCGTTATCGATATGAGATTGGTGGGGATATAGTCCGATAGCCTTCCCGCCTGCGTTTCGATGATCGGAAGCGCGGTGATGGAGCCCCCTTTGAACTTGTCGTCCCTTTTCCCTGCCCGCTCCAGAAGGCGCGAATGGATAAAAAAGATGTCCCCGGGATAGGCTTCGCGTCCGGGCGGTATTTCGAGAAGCAGCGAGATGCTTCTGTAGGCATCGGCATGTTTGGTGAGATCATCATAGACGATCAGCACATCTTTGCCCTGGTCCCTGAAGTATTCGGCGATGGCACATCCGGAATACGGGGCGATGAACTTCATGCCGGCAGATGCATCTGCCGATGCTGCGACCACCACCGTATGCGAAAGGGCACCGCCCTGTTTCAGATCGTTGATCACCCGGGCGATCTGCGTTTTCCGCTGTCCGACAGAGACATAGACACAGAGAACATCTTTCCCCTTCTGATTGATGATCGTATCGACTGCCAGTGCGGTCTTTCCCAGTGAAGAGTCCGAAATAATTAGCTCCCGCTGCCCCTTTCCGATGGGGATCATTGCGTCTATGATCTTGATACCGGTATAGAGCGGTTCTTTGACAAAGTCTCTTTCCATCAGCGCTACGGCCTGCTGTTCGATCGGATAGTGCTCTTTTGTCGCTATCGGCTGTTGTTCGTCCAGCATACAGACAAGCGGATCGACCACTTTTCCCAGCAGTTCATACCCGACAGGTATCGAGACGCTCCGGTTGGTGTAGCGGACACGGTCTTTGACGTTGAGCCGCGTATACTCGCCCAGTACGATGGCCTGAACCGACTCCTGTTTGATGTTGAGTGCCAATGCGAAGAGGTTGTAGGGGAGTTCCAGTAGCTCGAAATAGCCGACATGGGGAAGCTCTTTAACCTCGATGATGCCGTCACTGATATTGGCGATATACCCCTCTTCCTGCGCACTGAAGAGCTGTCTCTCTTTCTCCGCCGCATGATAGAGGGTTTTAAACGTCTCCTCGACAAATTTTTTTCTGTCCATCTACAACTCGTTCTCCATCTTCTCTTTGAAACGCTCCAGCTCCCCTTTGACGGAGGCGTCGAAGACCTTGTTCTCAATGACAAGACGAATACCGCATATCAGTGAACTGTCCTGAATACTATACAGTACGACCGTACCGCACTGAAGAAGTTCTTCGATCGTCTCTTTGATCTTCTGCTTCATATTTTCCTGCGGGAGGAACGGCGTGTAGAGGGTCATCTCGCATGCATTGCCGGCGAGCTCTTCTTTGAGCAGCAAAATCTCGTCCGCATCGCTTTCAGAGAGGACCTGTAAAAACTGATCGGTACGTTTTTCATGCAGCAGCTCATCGCTGAGCTCCGACAGCAGTTTTTCACTGTAGTAGAGACTGAACTCCAGGCTTTTCTGCCTGATCTCTTTTTCGGATTTTTTCTCTGCCTCTTCTATGATCCGTTTCTCTTTTTCAAACGCCTTTTCAATTTCCCTGTTGGTCTCTTTCATCAGTAGATCGGTTTCGATCAGCGCTTTTTTACGCGCTTCGTCGAGCGCTTTTTCCTGCAGGCTCTGGATCTCTTTCATCTTTTCGCGATAGAGCGCTTCATCCTCCTCCACACGCTGTTCACCCTCTTCGAGTTTCCTGATGCGCTCTGCGATCATCTCTTCTCTTTTTTGGATAATACGCTTCAGCGGGTTGAAAAAGAGTCGGTAGAGAATATAGAGGACAATGAAAAAGTTCACGACCTGGAAAAAGAAGGTCCACC
Encoded proteins:
- a CDS encoding F0F1 ATP synthase subunit alpha; amino-acid sequence: MDRKKFVEETFKTLYHAAEKERQLFSAQEEGYIANISDGIIEVKELPHVGYFELLELPYNLFALALNIKQESVQAIVLGEYTRLNVKDRVRYTNRSVSIPVGYELLGKVVDPLVCMLDEQQPIATKEHYPIEQQAVALMERDFVKEPLYTGIKIIDAMIPIGKGQRELIISDSSLGKTALAVDTIINQKGKDVLCVYVSVGQRKTQIARVINDLKQGGALSHTVVVAASADASAGMKFIAPYSGCAIAEYFRDQGKDVLIVYDDLTKHADAYRSISLLLEIPPGREAYPGDIFFIHSRLLERAGKRDDKFKGGSITALPIIETQAGRLSDYIPTNLISITDGQIYLERELFNKGFLPAIDIGRSVSRIGSKAQPPALKKMAAKLKLDYSQFLEVEVFTKFGAKVEPQTQKLIDRGRALRVALKQKRFEHIAMPEEVVIFFLSNEGYLQQLPLTEIDIFIDKFIRHIKKEAPEILNAIEVTKEIDEALIERLRATADDFLKVWHR
- a CDS encoding CBS domain-containing protein, whose product is MNGEHSKTNCIRDVLARIKERTLPTVMETARLDELIDAFECSRHSRVLYAVDADNRFLGVIDVNDISQHVLFHYHEPRFDSRALIRIVTSEYAKDFIKKEKCAALLDEDYEIVLQRMIKYKADEIPVLSEEGEILGDITIVDMIEYYMHKTGRDRLNILP
- a CDS encoding cation:proton antiporter translates to MSFLSDINPILFLGCSVLLAFYIGQGARFFRLPMIIGYLVTGIVLGPSMLNLLDHKTLEGLSFIIDIGLGIVAFSIGTELDFASLKRLGFGIVSVILAESFGAFLLVFLSVYLFSQDLVLSILFASIAPASAPAGTVAVIKEYKAKGPMTKALYAVVGFDDALGVIIFGFALTFAKAVLVSRVAGEGALITFEVWEPLAEIALSIAAGAVAGWFFIRLAEKLGENGKMFILVFATVLLLSGLSLQFHGSLILTNMMAGIILTNLSHPYMIQKVRLAIDTVLPLIFVLFFLVAGLHVEIWLLPSIGLLGTVYIAGRSFGLVGGAYLGSAIGGMEKKIRNYLGFGILSQAGLAIGLGFMAKNELAKLAEEYQIADAAAIGTAILITITATSVLFELVGPVATKFALKKAGEIETSQKKG
- a CDS encoding FIST N-terminal domain-containing protein, whose protein sequence is MKSETYTDPDLISTDFCKAREVLVQVFTSLNTAKEINDLIDRIKARVPHAKILGATAGAKIQAGRLSYQQTLLTVSTFCCSEVHTGIVFSNKNLFEDAFDLTRRLRNSSVMPPKAAIVFSEGLRIDGEVLLRGISEVEPNLLIAGGMASDDHRFKETFVFTEEGCTNSGFAIALLFGEALKVYNSFNFNWVGLGRTFKVTKSRGNRVWELDHTPIIEIYKRYLGDQIAQMLPDIGLEFPMIITDKAMPVARAVMVKHDDGSLSFAGSIEEGTMLQFGFGDSEGIMAGANVDEEYFIDKPVESLFAYSCIARLSLVGDDIEQETLQLQRFAMTNGFYTYGEFYHAPCEKCNLFLNQTMTVLGLSEGEIPPLRINPLEHKHHARTSLHSSAMSHFVQQITADMEKAIEAEKQSKEIMLHQSRQATIGETIEIIAHQWRQPLNIIALALQDIYIKGELSLLTPELLEAQYEKANSALQYLSQTIDDFRDFMRPENGLNTFALESVLNETSVLVTGLLKKHHITLDNQARPNLIIHNRKNALLQILLILVYNAIDAISEHRSSDGRISISAIHQNDEIVLEISDNGGGIPQKNLTNVFEPYFTTKGKKHGTGMGLYIASSLAKHYLQGDLSVLNREEGACFTLRIATSLDLDR
- a CDS encoding F0F1 ATP synthase subunit delta; this encodes MFDWWTFFFQVVNFFIVLYILYRLFFNPLKRIIQKREEMIAERIRKLEEGEQRVEEDEALYREKMKEIQSLQEKALDEARKKALIETDLLMKETNREIEKAFEKEKRIIEEAEKKSEKEIRQKSLEFSLYYSEKLLSELSDELLHEKRTDQFLQVLSESDADEILLLKEELAGNACEMTLYTPFLPQENMKQKIKETIEELLQCGTVVLYSIQDSSLICGIRLVIENKVFDASVKGELERFKEKMENEL
- a CDS encoding F0F1 ATP synthase subunit gamma; this encodes MSSSLSLTKKLKSIKEIEEIVSSMKAFANFNVQSAIHKLPYLRTYQRSIEDSVGDIVTLFPNLSEIGETLPGRTIYVLFLSEEGLCGFFNERILDFFSTLPKEGQRTVIIGEKGAEEAKARKTVCSRYLKGASNVEAIDTYTIELSAYLNELVTKEHLGILHLVYAKHNDEGGYDVVNKKVLPPDFSKFHKKSIKKEPLLYLEGHEILNVMIKEYLYTSCYRAFLESVASENQERLNSMIHAANAIKESDQLMRLELNALRQQEITQELLEIVNTYRSMMKKEAQL